ctcagccccgagggagaactactccctcctcgtcatggagagcaccgggatgatgaagatggccatcggagagggattcccccctccggcagggtgccggaacgggtctagattggttttcggtggctacggaggcttctggcggcgcaactcctgatctattgtgctctccgatgtttttagggtatatggacatatataggcgaaagaagtcggtcaggggagccacgaggggcccatgagggtgggggcgcgcccaggggcaggcgtgcctcccttcctcatggccacctcgaagcttccttgacttcaacttcaGTCTCCTGAATCACGTTTGTTttgaaaatcacgctcccgaaggtttcattctgtttggactccatttgatattccttttctgcgaaacactgaaacaagggaaaaaacagaaactggcactgggctctgggttaataggttagtcccaaaagtaatataaaagtgtataataaagcccataaacatccaaaacagataatataatagcatgaaacaatcaaaaattatagatacgttggagacgtatcacaagcccGACAACATCCCTGCAACTACAAGCGCCGCACCCGACCGCAACTGCATGTCCCCAAACATGGTTGCAATTGGACCTTTATTTTGTCGGACGGGACAACGGGAGAAGGGGCGGGCCAGTTGCGTGTCTGACACTAGGAATGCAACTGCAAATGTCGCACCCAACCGCAACTGCATGTCTTGTAACCCGACTGCAACTCGACTTTTTTATTCTGTCAGAGGGGACGGGTCAGTTGCAAGCCCGACAATAGCCCCGCAACTTCAAGTGTCGCACCcgaccgcaactgcatgtcttgTAACCCGACCGCAATTGGACTTTTTGTTCTATCGGAGGGGGTGGGCCAGTTGCCAGCTCGACAACATCCCTGCAACTACAAGCGCCGCACCTGACCGCAACTGCATGTCCCTGGACATGGTTGCAATTGgacctttgttttgtcggagggggcggCGGGAGAGGAGGCGGGACAGTTGCATGCCCAACTCTAggaatgcaactgcaagtgtcgcacgCGACCGCAATTGCATATCTTGTAACCCGACCACAAGTGGACTTTTTTGTTCCGTCGGAGAGGGTTGGCCAGTTGCAAGCCCCACAACAGCCCCACAACTACAAGCGCCGCACCCGGCCGCAACTGTATTCCCCCCAACATGGTTGCAACTGGACCTTTGTTTTGTCGAAGGGGGCGGGCCAGTTGCATGTTtgacactaggcatgcaactgcaagtgtcgcaccGGACCGTACAACTTAACATTCGattagcacatgcatggtccgtACACAGTTGCATGTACTCCGGCCATGCGCAATTGCACGTCCACTGTCCATGTGCAACTTaacattctttttctttttaaaaagTAGTGCCAATGGAGTTATACACATGTCAGTAGCATGTCCGCCTACCACGTGCAATTTGCATGCCTGTCATTTCTATTTTGAAGGAACTGGAGAAAAAAAGACTTGAacagaatgagagagagagagaacacaacACCAACACGCACAAGCTGCAGGAACAGCTAATCTTACCATGCACGACAACTTGAAAAACATTAATGATGCATGAACAGTTAACTGACAGAGATAAAATACAAATGCAAGCCAGCCCATCACAGAAAACAGCAGACAAAGGACAACCGAGCCCACAAACAAGCCCAACAAGCAAACATCATAAACCAGCGATCAGAAACTATGATCAAACAGGACCAGACATAGCAAAGTCTATGTCGACTGAGACCTAGACGGACCCTTTGGATTAACTGTGAGATCTCTAGTCTGTCTTGCCTATATTGTCTACCTGAACTGTCGCATGAAAACTGTATTAATATAATACAAAGTTGCATGTATTGCATATGGGTAAACTTGATCCGATTCAGACTTGCAATTAATCTTCCAAGGAACTTGTGACTCTCTTTCTGAAGCATAGATATGGTTTGCCATCAAACTGCTACCGCCGAGCCTGTGGTGACAGCTGCCGCCATGCAAGGGGAGGCAAAAATTaacatcaacagaaaagatggtgacAACTCAAAATACATGAAGATAATATTTTTACTTGGGATAAGGCCTAGTAGTGCAGTTCTGCGACGAACAGTCATCAATCTAACAAAGGACTCCGTGAGTTTCATTGCTTCAGTCACCGTATTCATCACAATCTGCACGGCGACCATGCAAAAATGTCAGTACGACAGCAAAGAAAGTAGAGGAAATCGGCCAAACGAACGGAAGTTCACCCTACCCCGTCCGGGTGTTGTGGCGGAGCCGCCTTGAATTCACGTCTCAGATTGTCTGTTTTCCTCGTGTACTCCAACCAAGGTCTATTGAAAACAGAATCTTTACCGCAGTACAGTGaactagcttcatcatcaccaattTTTGCAAGGGTGTCTTGAGCCATGAAGTAGCTCATTGCTGCCACACCTTGAAGAGCACCAAGAAAGGTAACAATAGTTTCCTCAGTGACCTTATCATTGTACGCATCCTCGGCTGTACTGACAAAGTTGCGCACGTACACCCCAAGAGTCTATATGGTAGTATGTTTTAGTACCGAGCGAGTTCAATCAACTAGTTAGTGCTCCATAGTGTATATACCACATCAATTTTTCATGGAATACAAAAACAGTACTATTGTGTTACCATCTTTTCTCCCTTTCTTGGAGTCATCAGTGTGGTGAGACGTGCATCTTCAGAAATTATGCCTGGCTTACCCTGTAATCATATCAGAGAGAAAAGTAGAAGATATTGTCATCGTGTTTAGCAGAGAATTTGTGTTAGAAATCAATGCTACCAGAAACAATTAGTTTACCATGACAATAGAAGCCAGCCTCACAGAATTTTTAGCGATCATGCAAATATAACCTCGAAATATTGTTGCTAACCCCATGTGCTGCTCaccgcaaaaaaagaaaagaaaggtcaGGCCATTTCGACACTAGGCGAAGAGTATGTATTATCAGGCTGCTTAGGTACTATATATACTACGTTTTGTTGATGTACAATTTAAAANNNNNNNNNNNNNNNNNNNNNNNNNNNNNNNNNNNNNNNNNNNNNNNNNNNNNNNNNNNNNNNNNNNNNNNNNNNNNNNNNNNNNNNNNNNNNNNNNNNNNNNNNNNNNNNNNNNNNNNNNNNNNNNNNNNNNNNNNNNNNNNNNNNNNNNNNNNNNNNNNNNNNNNNNNNNNNNNNNNNNNNNNNNNNNNNNNNNNNNNNNNNNNNNNNNNNNNNNNNNNNNNNNNNNNNNNNNNNNNNNNNNNNNNNNNNNNNNNNNNNNNNNNNNNNNNNNNNNNNNNNNNNNNNNNNNNNNNNNNNNNNNNNNNNNNNNNNNNNNNNNNNNNNNNNNNNNNNNNNNNNNNNNNNNNNNNNNNNNNNNNNNNNNNNNNNNNNNNNNNNNNNNNNNNNNNNNNNNNNNNNNNNNNNNNNNNNNNNNNNNNNNNNNNNNNNNNNNNNNNNNNNNNNNNNNNNNNNNNNNNNNNNNNNNNNNNNNNNNNNNNNNNNNNNNNNNNNNNNNNNNNNNNNNNNNNNNNNNNNNNNNNNNNNNNNNNNNNNNNNNNNNNNNNNNNNNNNNNNNNNNNNNNNNNNNNNNNNNNNNNNNNNNNNNNNNNNNNNNNNNNNNNNNNNNNNNNNNNNNNNNNNNNNNNNNNNNNNNNNNNNNNNNNNNNNNNNNNNNNNNNNNNNNNNNNNNNNNNNNNNNNNNNNNNNNNNNNNNNNNNNNNNNNNNNNNNNNNNNNNNNNNNNNNNNNNNNNNNNNNNNNNNNNNNNNNNNNNNNNNNNNNNNNNNNNNNNNNNNNNNNNNNNNNNNNNNNNNNNNNNNNNNNNNNNNNNNNNNNNNNNNNNNNNNNNNNNNNNNNNNNNNNNNNNNNNNNNNNNNNNNNNNNNNNNNNNNNNNNNNNNNNNNNNNNNNNNNNNNNNNNNNNNNNNNNNNNNNNNNNNNNNNNNNNNNNNNNNNNNNNNNNNNNNNNNNNNNNNNNNNNNNNNNNNNNNNNNNNNNNNNNNNNNNNNNNNNNNNNNNNNNNNNNNNNNNNNNNNNNNNNNNNNNNNNNNNNNNNNNNNNNNNNNNNNNNNNNNNNNNNNNNNNNNNNNNNNNNNNNNNNNNNNNNNNNNNNNNNNNNNNNNNNNNNNNNNNNNNNNNNNNNNNNNNNNNNNNNNNNNNNNNNNNNNNNNNNNNNNNNNNNNNNNNNNNNNNNNNNNNNNNNNNNNNNNNNNNNNNNNNNNNNNNNNNNNNNNNNNNNNNNNNNNNNNNNNNNNNNNNNNNNNNNNNNNNNNNNNNNNNNNNNNNNNNNNNNNNNNNNNNNNNNNNNNNNNNNNNNNNNNNNNNNNNNNNNNNNNNNNNNNNNNNNNNNNNNNNNNNNNNNNNNNNNNNNNNNNNNNNNNNNNNNNNNNNNNNNNNNNNNNNNNNNNNNNNNNNNNNNNNNNNNNNNNNNNNNNNNNNNNNNNNNNNNNNNNNNNNNNNNNNNNNNNNNNNNNNNNNNNNNNNNNNNNNNNNNNNNNNNNNNNNNNNNNNNNNNNNNNNNNNNNNNNNNNNNNNNNNNNNNNNNNNNNNNNNNNNNNNNNNNNNNNNNNNNNNNNNNNNNNNNNNNNNNNNNNNNNNNNNNNNNNNNNNNNNNNNNNNNNNNNNNNNNNNNNNNNNNNNNNNNNNNNNNNNNNNNNNNNNNNNNNNNNNNNNNNNNNNNNNNNNNNNNNNNNNNNNNNNNNNNNNNNNNNNNNNNNNNNNNNNNNNNNNNNNNNNNNNNNNNNNNNNNNNNNNNNNNNNNNNNNNNGCGTCCACAACATGGGAGATGTTGCGACCCGACGAGCTCGAAGCACCGGCGCCAGACAGCACCGGCCATGATGTTGAAGCAGCGGCTGCAGCAACTAGCATGCTCTGGAAGCACCGGCCATGTTGCCGCATGCCACGGCACCAGAGAAGCAGTGGCCACGACATAGGCGAATCCAGCGAGCTCACAGCACCAGTCATGTTGCCGAAGTAGCGTCCACAACATGGGAGATGTTGCGACTAGGCGAGCTCGGAGCACCAGCCATGTTGCTGAAGCATCGCTCGTAACATGAGCGATGTTGCGTTGGTCGCTTGATGGCAGCAGGTTTGCAGCAGCGGTCACTCTTACAAACggcggatggatcaattgcagttgTCGAAAGACCGAGAAAGATATAGACACGCATGAGAGAGACAGAGGCGAAGAAGGAGAGGCATCGACTCAAGCAGCGGGTGGAGTAAAACGAATGGACAAGAAAATTCGGGAAAGGAGACAAGTATAAAGCCAGCTTGGACAGAGATGCCCCACGGGCTGGCCGTGAGGGGTGGTGTGGCTTTTCCTTTGTTTGTTTTTTTGGGCTTTCTTCTAGGCTGAGTTTTTTCTTAGTGCTCGTATTGCCTCGGGACAGGAGCGATTAATCGGGCTGTTCGCTTTGGTTTGTTcccattttctttttgttttttgttttttatttattttctattgctattattatttttaaaaaatattgTCACTTGTTTACACATATATCGATGGCATGCAATTGCATGTACATTGATTCACATGCAATTACATGTTTTATTGTCAGTGTCTGTATGCAACTTCTTTTTTCCAAAAATATTATCGCCGACACGCCCATCGACCACACACCGTTTCATGCACATAGGCCATACAGAATTGTATGTATGTCATTGGCGTGTAACTTATCTTTTTTCCTTCTCAAAAATATTTGTCACCGGCCAACTAGACTTTGTTTCTAGTTTGAGTTTTTTTTAACTTTGTTTGTAGTTCGAGTAGAGACCAGTAGGGTCAGTTGCAAGTCCGACACTAggaatgcaactgcaagtgtcgcaccCAACCGCAACTCCATGTCTTCTAGCCCGGCTGCAATTGGAGGTTTTTGTTCTGTCGAAGAGGGCGCTGGTAGAGGGGCGGGCCTGTTGCAAGCCAGGCAACATTCCCATAGCTACAAGTGCGGCATCCGACTGCAACTGCATGTCCNNNNNNNNNNATATTTTTTTTCCTATCTACAATTATGAAGCTatttcaaaatattcctcaaactaTGGGCTCACAATTTTTTTCATGTAGTTTGCTTCAAAGTTACATAAAAAATGGTCCTGAAAATACTTTAAATGATAAAATACTATATATATACTACCTGACATGGGTTTAGAGACATGCGGTAGTAGGATTATTTTTCCTATATACACATATATGGACTCGAACAATTTTTGTACAGAACTCACTTTGCGGTATCTGGTCGTTTCTAACAAAGTGTATTAGAAATTGCTAATAAGGTATAACCGACTCGTCCAACTAGTATATGAGGTGTGGGAGTACATAC
The sequence above is a segment of the Triticum dicoccoides isolate Atlit2015 ecotype Zavitan chromosome 1A, WEW_v2.0, whole genome shotgun sequence genome. Coding sequences within it:
- the LOC119351003 gene encoding uncharacterized protein LOC119351003, with the protein product MSSSAVRPCFLCLHAPASSSGLLLTSRPHRSSALPPAHGRNNRKPVGHGIVCSQAGAGDGHAMTIKINPRDRAEKDYEFREEGDRIEEYFRKFSNGGTLHMGLATIFRGYICMIAKNSVRLASIVMGKPGIISEDARLTTLMTPRKGEKMTLGVYVRNFVSTAEDAYNDKVTEETIVTFLGALQGVAAMSYFMAQDTLAKIGDDEASSLYCGKDSVFNRPWLEYTRKTDNLRREFKAAPPQHPDGIVMNTVTEAMKLTESFVRLMTVRRRTALLGLIPTVTTGSAVAV